In Juglans microcarpa x Juglans regia isolate MS1-56 chromosome 4S, Jm3101_v1.0, whole genome shotgun sequence, a single window of DNA contains:
- the LOC121262080 gene encoding serine/threonine-protein kinase BSK7-like encodes MKLWTKYLNPPHARKDVTEREIATVTTRSWKKPGLSVSSGTIYRLANLLGCCFEGDERWVPLQNDSEVPSHVLMGVPHGAESFHLSPLGEACPRMDLTAIHEILEKIGYKNDEGAATELSFQMWTNQMQETLNSKKKGDVAFQHKDLRAAIECYTQFIEVGTMLSPTVFARRSLCYLTSDMPQEALNDAMRAQVISPVWHFASYLQATALLALERENEAQVALKEGSILETKKNATASRIGSHTIFGFRT; translated from the exons atgaagtTGTGGACAAAATATCTAAATCCTCCACATGCTAGAAAGGATGTAACAGAACGGGAAATTGCGACTGTGACAACTCGTTCATG GAAGAAGCCAGGACTGTCGGTCAGCTCCGGAACCATATATAGGCTGGCAAATCTACTTGGTTGTTGCTTTGAAGGTGATGAGAG GTGGGTTCCTCTTCAGAATGACTCTGAG GTCCCATCTCATGTATTGATGGGTGTACCCCATGGTGCTGAATCTTTCCATCTGTCGCCACTTGGTGAAGCTTGTCCAAGAATGGATTTGACCGCCATACATGAGATCTTGGAAAAGATTGGGTATAAGAATGATGAAGGTGCTGCAactgag CTCTCATTCCAGATGTGGACCAACCAGATGCAGGAAACATTGAACTCAAAAAAGAAGGGCGATGTTGCTTTTCAGCATAAAGATCTCAGAGCTGCAATTGAATGCTACACCCAG TTCATTGAAGTTGGAACCATGCTTTCCCCAACGGTTTTTGCACGCCGTAGTCTATGCTATCTCACGAGTGATATGCCACAGGAAGCTCTTAATGATGCAATGCGAGCCCAAGTAATATCTCCCGTCTGGCATTTTGCATCTTATTTACAAGCTACTGCTCTTTTGGCGTTGGAAAGGGAGAATGAAGCACAAGTAGCGCTCAAAGAGGGTTCTATCCTTGAAACTAAAAAGAATGCAACTGCTTCACGTATTGGCAGCCACACGATATTCGGCTTCAGAACTTGA
- the LOC121262081 gene encoding uncharacterized protein LOC121262081 — MESLECSSEWKAVFPVSAVFTPPLLLSGPSSRQALGPLVFNPKPQTLTHLFSSQSLLPHSLSSPPHLSLPKFLLNSSIPPTTSSSVSSLVGHHAAHQNDAASHLLHNRLSFLQQPNSKSVIVFFPTGVNFEQVGFLVLLLDGSGSSFDVRVDKKGSVFREKTGFEYRINNISVNPMVESSFGSSAIVGYLMVSTLYSVHWFAVKVKEIGLNWDSPSLVCLGSKVFKSCSVVCACWSPYVPEESVVLLESGSLFLFDLEPCLKSFAPSARFRGTRLRVSWDDESGTSGSRKWLGCEFSWHCKILIVARSDAVFLVDLRLDECVVICLAKVEMLSNYASVENERFLCFMIAGSDGFHFALASHSLLLLCDVRKPMMPVLQWAHGLDKPCYIDVFRLSELRSNSRNETYQWASESGFCIILGSFWNCEFNLFCYGPALPAPRGNIASEISEISETIYAWELPMDLLLSGRECRCGSCLVREEILKDDLPEWIDWQQKKEIVLGFGILNKGLSALLAESDEFGGFTLIRLMSSGKLELQRYCASWDSVKKLKEFHREFLQFEDNFLFTTEDGEYRFPRRFKYLNFDNLSAYLNGNLTKVLDSKIKNHQKGPREKETFSTEAHEILCEKLKACGFGRLRSSPAVAVAFDDISLPASIHEVALRRLWAGLPIELLQLAYSYYPEFLEVLVDQKKVALEFLVVPDLPQLPPFFLRKPSHRSNKWSRKVQRDDALVGPVLPLPILLALHEYRNGYSDLEGMDGFSLEKEFSLRCDEVKQVASELAVPDSGCELREDGTVSLADDREETRGSSEKPKPFCLYTPAAFKYSTMDYTMCNTFSDKNLDILIFKVHEKKHVPPGKMETGVPELFDDLCSTDLRFDACVMNTGQNELKAYNILKRQWSKWQDGFSLYQEFCSLTKFQKQST, encoded by the exons ATGGAGTCATTGGAGTGCTCATCAGAGTGGAAGGCCGTCTTCCCGGTCTCCGCAGTCTTTactcctcctctcctcctctcagGCCCTTCATCCAGACAAGCTCTGGGTCCACTGGTTTTCAACCCAAAGCCCCAAACCCTAACGCACCTCTTCTCCTCGCAGTCTCTCTtgcctcactctctctcttctcctcccCACCTCTCTCTTCCCAAATTCCTCCTCAACTCGTCCATCCCCCCCACAACTTCCTCCTCTGTCTCCTCCCTCGTCGGGCACCACGCTGCCCATCAAAATGACGCCGCTTCTCACCTCCTTCACAACCGCCTCTCCTTCCTTCAGCAACCCAATTCCAAGTCTGTCATTGTTTTCTTCCCTACTGGTGTCAATTTTGAGCAAGTCGGATTCTTGGTATTATTGTTGGATGGTTCGGGTTCCAGTTTTGACGTTCGGGTCGATAAGAAGGGCAGCGTCTTCAGGGAAAAGACTGGGTTTGAGTACCGGATTAACAATATCTCGGTGAACCCCATGGTTGAATCAAGTTTTGGGTCCTCTGCTATTGTTGGGTATTTGATGGTTTCTACGTTGTACTCTGTGCATTGGTTTGCTGTGAAGGTTAAAGAGATTGGCTTGAATTGGGATAGCCCGAGTTTGGTTTGCTTAGGTAGTAAGGTTTTCAAGAGTTGCTCTGTGGTTTGTGCTTGTTGGAGTCCGTATGTGCCAGAGGAGAGTGTGGTTTTGTTGGAGAGTGGCTCATTGTTCTTGTTCGATTTGGAGCCTTGTTTGAAAAGTTTTGCCCCGAGTGCGCGTTTTAGAGGGACTAGGTTGCGAGTTTCTTGGGATGATGAGTCGGGTACTTCGGGGAGTCGCAAATGGTTGGGTTGTGAGTTCAGTTGGCATTGTAAGATCTTGATTGTTGCTCGGTCCGATGCTGTGTTTTTAGTTGATTTGAGGCTTGATGAATGCGTCGTGATCTGTTTAGCCAAGGTTGAGATGTTAAGTAATTATGCATCGGTTGAAAATGAAAGGTTCCTTTGTTTTATGATTGCTGGTTCTGATGGCTTTCATTTTGCATTGGCTTCCCATAGTTTGTTGCTCCTTTGTGATGTGCGGAAACCGATGATGCCGGTGTTGCAATGGGCTCATGGTCTTGATAAACCGTGCTACATTGACGTGTTTAGATTGTCTGAGTTGAGATCAAACTCAAGGAATGAAACGTATCAGTGGGCTTCTGAATCAGGTTTTTGCATTATATTAGGATCGTTTTGGAATTGTGAGTTTAATCTCTTTTGCTATGGACCTGCTTTACCAGCCCCTCGAGGAAACATTGCGTCTGAAATTTCAGAAATTTCAGAAACCATTTATGCATGGGAGCTCCCTATGGACCTGTTATTGTCTGGTCGTGAATGCAGATGTGGAAGTTGTCTTGTAAGGGAGGAGATTTTGAAGGATGATCTTCCTGAATGGATTGATTGGCAGCAAAAGAAAGAGATAGTTTTGGGCTTTGGCATCCTAAACAAAGGTCTATCTGCACTGCTTGCCGAGTCTGATGAATTCGGTGGTTTTACACTGATAAGGCTTATGTCTTCAGGAAAGCTTGAATTACAAAGATACTGTGCCTCGTGGGATTCTGTGAAGAAGTTGAAAGAATTTCACAGAGAATTTTTGCAATTTGaagataatttcctttttacCACGGAAGATGGGGAATATAGATTTCCCAGAAGATTTAAGTACCTGAACTTTGATAACCTATCTGCATATTTGAATGGTAACCTTACTAAAGTCCTGGATtcgaaaattaaaaatcatcaAAAGGGTCCTCGAGAGAAGGAAACCTTTAGTACAGAAGCTCATGAAATCTTATGTGAGAAGTTGAAGGCTTGTGGCTTTGGTCGATTGAGATCATCTCCCGCAGTTGCAGTTGCTTTTGATGACATAAGCTTGCCAGCGAGCATACACGAGGTTGCTTTGAGGAGACTATGGGCAGGCCTGCCAATAGAACTTTTGCAACTGGCCTATTCCTACTACCCTGAGTTCCTTGAAGTACTAGTGGACCAGAAAAAGGTAGCTTTGGAATTTCTAGTTGTTCCAGACCTACCTCAATTGCCTCCTTTCTTCCTAAGAAAGCCTTCACACCGAAGCAATAAATGGTCACGGAAAGTGCAGCGAGATGATGCTCTTGTTGGTCCAGTACTTCCTCTTCCAATTCTACTTGCACTACATGAGTATCGTAATGGCTACTCAGATTTGGAAGGAATGGATGGATTTTCTTTAGAGAAGGAATTTAGCCTGAGATGTGATGAAGTCAAGCAGGTGGCCAGTGAATTGGCTGTGCCAGATTCTGGTTGTGAGCTTCGTGAAGATGGTACTGTCTCCCTTGCTGATGACAGAGAAGAGACGCGGGGCAGCTCTGAAAAACCGAAACCTTTCTGTTTATATACTCCAGCTGCATTTAAATACTCTACCATGGATTACACAATGTGCAATACCTTCAGTGATAAGAATCTTGATATCCTGATTTTTAAAGTTCACGAGAAGAAGCATGTTCCTCCCGGAAAGATGGAAACTGGTGTGCCCGAACTGTTTGATGATCTGTGCTCCACCGACCTGAGGTTTGATGCTTGTGTCATGAACACCGGGCAAAATGAATTGAAGGCATACAATATTCTGAAGAGGCAATGGTCCAAATGGCAAGATGGTTTTAGTTTATATCAGGAATTTTGCTCTCTGACCAAATTCCAAAAGCAatctac ATGA
- the LOC121262082 gene encoding probable ribose-5-phosphate isomerase 2, with translation MALFFSLKGYLRVSSRDYLLLSNRPPKATKNLKPSTSKPDLKLAMEYVESGMILRLGVDIGSTSKHAVDHIGELLRQGKLHSIVGISTSEKAHDQAISLDIPLSDLDVHLDVNLAISNTEVEAPLFGSPADPISDLLPTRMVWHPHGRPTPSSGPQLGSSSKHMQQ, from the coding sequence ATggctctctttttctctctcaaggGCTATCTTAGAGTCTCTTCCCGTGATTATCTACTCTTGTCCAACCGTCCTCCAAAAGCAACAAAAAACCTAAAACCATCTACCTCTAAACCAGATCTTAAGTTGGCAATGGAGTACGTGGAGTCCGGCATGATCCTCAGACTTGGCGTTGACATCGGCTCCACTTCCAAACACGCAGTAGACCATATTGGTGAACTCTTGCGGCAAGGCAAGCTCCACAGTATCGTCGGCATTTCGACGTCGGAGAAAGCCCATGACCAAGCCATTTCCCTCGACATCCCTCTATCTGATCTCGACGTGCACCTTGACGTCAACCTCGCCATCAGCAACACTGAAGTAGAGGCTCCTCTCTTTGGCAGTCCCGCAGATCCAATCTCTGACCTACTCCCTACACGCATGGTATGGCATCCCCATGGGAGACCCACTCCTTCAAGTGGCCCTCAATTGGGGAGCAGTTCAAAGCATATGCAACAATAA